ACAATCGGTGGTCTTCTTGGAAGGTTAAGAAAATTCGAGTATAAAAGAAAAACAAGCTTTATAAAAAAGAAATATTTGAAGGAGTTTAGTTTTATTGACAAATTGTCAAAAAGTTTTTTACAAATAAATGAATTACAAAGATATGAAATTTATCATACAAACCTGCCTGTATTATTAAGGTATGAAGATAAAAACTCAATGCGTCATTCTATCGAAACAAGACTTCCTTTTATTGATTATAAAACTTTAGAAACAGCTTTTAGTACAAATATGGAATATAAAATTAATGATGGATGGACTAAATATCTTCTTAGAAAAGTTGTGGATGATATTTTACCTGAAGATGTTGTTTGGAGAAAGAATAAATTAGGTTTTGCAGCACCCGAAAAAACTTGGTTAGAAAGTATAGATGCAGATATGAAAGAAAAAATCTTTTCTTCTAATATTATAAAAACTGTGAGTAATTTAAATAAACTGTCAATAAACTACAATAAACTGTCTTACAGAATAAAATGGCGTCTTTATAATATAGCTGTTTGGGAAAATATTTATGATGTTAAAATTAAAACATAATCTTAGTATTAAGTTAATATAGGTTTTCAAATGAATAAAGTTATATATATATTTACAAAAACAAACTGGAGTGAACCTCCAAGAATTCGGCATCAAGTTACAAATATGCTAATAAAAAGAGGTTATGAAGTTTATTTTTTTCAAAAACCAACAATTAGAATAAAAAACTTGAAAGAAAGGAAAGAAAACTTAGTACTATTAAGTACTTTTGAGTTAATACATCATCAATTGCGTTTCATTTCCCCTCTTATATGGTTAAACAAACTACTAGTTAAATGGAATATAAAAAATATATCAAAAGATGAACCAAAGCCGGATGTGATAATAAACTTTAATTATGATTATTACTTTTTAAAGGAGTTGTATCCAAACGTAAAAATAGTAAATATAATAAATGATGATTTTATAGAAATGGCAAAGCCATGGATGAAAAAACTAGCAAAAGAACAATTACACAAAACTTGTCTAAATGGTGATGAAACACTTACAGTATCATATCCTCTTGAAAAACAATTACTTAAGTTTACAGACAATGTTCATTTGTTCTTTCCATGGGCTGGTCAAAGATATCAGAATCATGGAGCAGAAAAAGTCAAGGATACTGTACTCTGGTGGGGGTATATAAGACATAACATTGATTGGGATACGATAGAATATCTTTTAAAGAAAGGTGTAAAGATTCGTATGGTTGGACCTATAATGAAAGCTAAAAATATAGATCAGTATATTGAACAACTACAGAAATACGATAATTTTGAATTACAAGCTAGTACAAGTTTAGATAAATTGAATTTTGATGATATATGCTGTTCTTTATTGAGTTACCGTAAAGATGTTGAAATTAAAAAAGGAATAACAATTAGTAATAGGGGATTTAACTTGCTTTCTAATGGTATACCTCTGGTCTATGTTAATTTGCCTGAGCTTATAGAAGCACCAGTACAAGTTATAACTAAGTGTGATAGTAAAGAGGATTATTTAAATGCAGTTAAATACTTTCAAAATAATTGGAATGAAGCCCAACCATATATAAAAGACTTTTTGGAAGGGCACTATGAAGAAGATAGATACGAAAAGTTAAAGAGTTTCATTAATTAATAAATTATTTTATTTTATGTATTGATTCTTTTTTACTTTTTAAAATAGGTTTTTCTATTATTAGCCATGAAAGAATTCCTGACAGTATTGTAAGAAAAATAACCATAAATACAAATGATATTTCATTTGTATATCCATAAAAAACAAATAAGTTAACAAAAAGCATATGGTATATATAAACTCCATATGAGATGTCATTTTTATTTAATAACTTATCGCTTAAATTATAAAATGAGTAAGCTATAGTGAACACTAGTATACTTAATAATATAAAATTAAAAGGGTTGATTGTGTTACCTGTTGAAAACCCCAGAATGTGTTTTGAAAAATATGTTACAATAATGTATAATGGTAAAAGATATATTGCTTTATTAGTAAAGTATGTTTGGAGTTTGGAGAAATTTTTTTGGAAAAACACACCAGTTAAAAACATATAAAACCATGGTAAAAATGACACACCTATTAATTTTAAAATAAAAATATTTTCATATACACTTCTATAATGATGATAAACTATGTTAATAATCATAAATAATAATATTAGTATTATCAACAGAGTATTTGAATTTAATAATCTGCCAAATATTGAAAAAAGAAAGTACAATATTGGAGTAAGTACATAAAATTGTAGTTCAACTGAAATTGTCCATAAGCTGCCATTTAATACACCAACACCGAAATCACGCATAAATTCTGGATTGTAAAATTGAACTATCGAACTTTGCCCTGCAAACCATATTAAAAATTCATTCCAAGTAAACGTTATAGTGTTAAAGTAACCTGTCATATATACAAAGCTTATACCCACTATATTACATATAAGTAAGGCAGGAAAAATTCTAAATGTTCTATTTTTAGTATATTCTTTTAAATTTGATGAATGCTCAAATGATTTACTTATAAGGTATCCACTAACAAAGAAAAAAATTGGTACTCCGGGAAATAAATCAAGTACGAAAACTATTATATTAAATAAAGTAGAAGAATTATCGATGTCCAGATGTGTTTTAGTATGTATAAATGCAACTTGTAAAGCAGCAAAAAATCGAATTAAATCAAAATTATTTATTTTAAAATTAGGTTTTGGCATTTAAAAATTACTCTTTCAAGTTTAAAGTTTTACGTCGAAACGTATTATATTCATTTAAGCTTAAAAACTAAACTTTCAGCACATCATTAAAAAAATAAGATATAATCTGAATCATTATGATTGTAACGGGGTATATGAATGTTTAAAAATAAAATTTTATTGATTACTGGAGGAACAGGTTCTTTTGGTAATGCTGTTCTAAGAAGATTTTTAAATACAGATATAAAAGAGATTAGAATTTTTTCTAGAGATGAAAAAAAACAAGATGATATGCGTAAGCAGTATAATAATGAAAAATTAAAATTTTATCTTGGTGATGTTAGAGATGTAAACTCTATCGTAGATGCAATGAGAGGTGTAGATTATGTTTTTCATGCAGCAGCATTAAAGCAGGTACCTTCTTGTGAATTTTATCCTATGCAAGCAGTTGAGACAAATATAGTTGGTACTGAAAATGTTTTAAATGTAGCTATTAATGCAAATGTTAAAAAAGTAATAGTTCTAAGTACAGATAAAGCAGTTTACCCTATAAATGCTATGGGAGTAAGTAAAGCTATGATGGAAAG
The genomic region above belongs to Sulfurimonas lithotrophica and contains:
- a CDS encoding acyltransferase family protein, with amino-acid sequence MPKPNFKINNFDLIRFFAALQVAFIHTKTHLDIDNSSTLFNIIVFVLDLFPGVPIFFFVSGYLISKSFEHSSNLKEYTKNRTFRIFPALLICNIVGISFVYMTGYFNTITFTWNEFLIWFAGQSSIVQFYNPEFMRDFGVGVLNGSLWTISVELQFYVLTPILYFLFSIFGRLLNSNTLLIILILLFMIINIVYHHYRSVYENIFILKLIGVSFLPWFYMFLTGVFFQKNFSKLQTYFTNKAIYLLPLYIIVTYFSKHILGFSTGNTINPFNFILLSILVFTIAYSFYNLSDKLLNKNDISYGVYIYHMLFVNLFVFYGYTNEISFVFMVIFLTILSGILSWLIIEKPILKSKKESIHKIK